The Mucilaginibacter rubeus genomic interval CCAGGCATATTATGAAAGGGTGGTACTGGAAAGGAAGTTAGCCCTCTTGCAAAATACCCGTAAACTGCTTGAGTATGCGCTGAAAGATGCCAATATCAAGCTTACTTACGGGAAGGAGAAGCTAAGCAACATCTATAAAATAAAGGCGCAGTTGTATGAATTGGATAATACCCGCGAAGAATTGGAAAATGGGGTAGACCAGCGAAACATCCTATTAAATACTTTGATGAACCGTGATAAACTGGTTGTTTTTTCTGTAGATACTAATATTGTAATCAAAAATTATGCGGATGCTGCAAGCGATACTGCGGAATTGGCTAAGGCGCGTAGTGATATCCGAGGCATCGACCAAAGCATCCAGTTACAGCAATTAAATGCCCGGATGGAAGCCAGTAAACGTAAGCCCGATTTTGGTTTGCAGGCCGGCCATATGCTTAGTTATGGTGGATATGCTAATCAGTACATCCTGATGGCATCCGTTACCATACCAATTGTGCCCTGGGCATCAAAAGAGTATAAGGCCAACTTAAAGGGAATCCGTTTTGAAACAGAAGCCCTTCAGCAAAAGCGGCAGGATGTGCTTAACCAGGCAACAGGCCAACTTGCCTCATTAAAAGTTCAAATCGGCAGTCGGCAAAAGCAGGTTGAAAACTACAACAGGAATATTATCCCTGCATTTCAAAATAGTTACAGGACAGCCTTACTTGCCTACGATCAAAATACAGGCGACTTAACGACAGTGCTGACCAGTATCAATGACTTGCAGGCAGCACGTATGGCTTTATTAGAACGTTTACAGGATTTATTAACCCTACAGGTAGCTTATGAAAAGGAATTGGAAAAGTATTAATACGTTGCTACTGCTTTTGCTGCTGCTTGCCGCTTGTTCGCAAAGTCCAAAACCCGTTGCAGTTCAGCAGGAACAGCAACAGGAAGATTATACATGCTCCATGCATCCGCAAATACATGAAAATCATCCTGGTAATTGCCCGATTTGCGGCATGGAGCTGGTTAAAAAAACAGGGCAGTCGGAAAAAAAAGCAAGTGTTAGCCTGCCTATGGTGCTGCAACCTGTAAATAGCTCAGTGATAACAGATGTTCAGCTTATATCGCCGGTAGAAAGATCAATTGCAGACACCATTAACGCTGATGGTTATATCAATTTTGATACCCGCACATTTAACAATATTGCCGCAAGATTTTCAGGCCGCATCGAAAAACTGTATGTGAAATTTGCTTTCCAGAAGATACAACGGGGGCAGCGTATTATGGATATCTACAGCCCTGAAATGGTAACGGCCCAGCAGGATTTACTGTTTTTAATTAAACATTCCTCCAGCGAAGAAAGCATGATCAATTCGGCTAAACAAAAATTGCTTTTGTTGGGCATGACACGATCGCAGATAGATAATGTGATCAAAACAGGGAAAGCTTACTACGCCTTACCTGTTTATAGTCCTTATGAAGGGCATGTGCATGATGTAGCGCATAGTCAGATGCCGGGCGAAAACGATCAGAACCCCGATTTTGCGCAGAATGCCCCACTGGCTGTTAAAGAGGGAATGTATGTAACAACGGGGCAAACTCTGTTTAATGTGGTTGATCCGCACCGGCTTTGGGCCATACTGAAAATTAAGCCTGCCGATGCCGGTCGTGTGAGGATAGGGCAACCCGTAAACCTTAGCATTCCGGATTTGAACATGGTTATGGCACAAAAGGTTGGTTTCATTGAGCCGGTATTACAGCCTGGCGATCGTAGCACCAGTGTTCGTGTATACCTGGATAATCACCAGCATGGTATGAAGGTTGGAAGTTTGGTAAGGGCCTCTATCATGGCGGCCGAAAAAAAAGGTTTGTGGATTGCGCAAACAGCTGTTACAGCGCTTGGCTTAACGCGTGTTGTTTGGATTAAAGATGGAGTAGTCCTTAAGGTGCGAAAGGTAAAAACCGGTGTTTATGAAAATGGACTTGTACAGATTATCAGCGGACTCGACAAGCAGGACAAGGTAGCTGCTAACGCACAATATCTT includes:
- a CDS encoding TolC family protein; translated protein: MKTKLLILYILLSSTGIVKAQVMPLDSVLSKIGRNPALLAYDAKASAQQAYAAGAKNLDAPKISAGQYQTPYSLHPDAGSFMIQAEQTFTNPAKLRAKENYEQALSNVTVEDKNYLKNQLWAQARQAYYERVVLERKLALLQNTRKLLEYALKDANIKLTYGKEKLSNIYKIKAQLYELDNTREELENGVDQRNILLNTLMNRDKLVVFSVDTNIVIKNYADAASDTAELAKARSDIRGIDQSIQLQQLNARMEASKRKPDFGLQAGHMLSYGGYANQYILMASVTIPIVPWASKEYKANLKGIRFETEALQQKRQDVLNQATGQLASLKVQIGSRQKQVENYNRNIIPAFQNSYRTALLAYDQNTGDLTTVLTSINDLQAARMALLERLQDLLTLQVAYEKELEKY
- a CDS encoding efflux RND transporter periplasmic adaptor subunit; translation: MKRNWKSINTLLLLLLLLAACSQSPKPVAVQQEQQQEDYTCSMHPQIHENHPGNCPICGMELVKKTGQSEKKASVSLPMVLQPVNSSVITDVQLISPVERSIADTINADGYINFDTRTFNNIAARFSGRIEKLYVKFAFQKIQRGQRIMDIYSPEMVTAQQDLLFLIKHSSSEESMINSAKQKLLLLGMTRSQIDNVIKTGKAYYALPVYSPYEGHVHDVAHSQMPGENDQNPDFAQNAPLAVKEGMYVTTGQTLFNVVDPHRLWAILKIKPADAGRVRIGQPVNLSIPDLNMVMAQKVGFIEPVLQPGDRSTSVRVYLDNHQHGMKVGSLVRASIMAAEKKGLWIAQTAVTALGLTRVVWIKDGVVLKVRKVKTGVYENGLVQIISGLDKQDKVAANAQYLIDSDSFIKINDHD